Proteins from one Rosa chinensis cultivar Old Blush chromosome 7, RchiOBHm-V2, whole genome shotgun sequence genomic window:
- the LOC112175092 gene encoding probable cinnamyl alcohol dehydrogenase 1, whose protein sequence is MSEKGNCIGYAARDPSGVLSHYEFSRRDLGTDDVSIRITHCGVCYADVIWTRNKHGDSKYPLVPGHEIAGIVKEVGSNVKRFKVGDHVGVGTYVNSCRDCEYCNDGLEVQCVKGSVFTFNGVDADGTITKGGYSSHIVVHDRYCYKIPDNYPLASAAPLLCAGITVYAPMMRHKMNQPGKSLGVIGLGGLGHMAVKFGKAFGLNVTVFSTSITKKEEALSQLGADKFVVSSDQEQMKALVKSLDFIVDTASGDHPFDPYMALLKTGGIFVLVGFPSEIKFSPASLNLGMKTISGSITGGTKDTQEMIDFCAAHGIHPMIEVIPIQYANEAIDRLTKRDVKYRFVIDIENSLK, encoded by the exons ATGAGTGAAAAAGGGAATTGCATTGGATATGCTGCAAGGGATCCATCTGGAGTTCTATCCCATTATGAATTTAGCCGCAG GGATCTTGGAACCGATGATGTTTCCATAAGAATTACTCATTGCGGAGTTTGTTATGCTGATGTGATTTGGACCAGAAATAAGCATGGAGACTCCAAGTACCCTCTAGTGCCTGG ACACGAGATTGCGGGTATTGTAAAAGAGGTAGGTTCAAATGTTAAGCGGTTCAAAGTCGGTGACCATGTTGGAGTGGGAACCTATGTCAACTCATGCAGAGATTGTGAGTATTGCAATGATGGACTTGAAGTTCAGTGCGTAAAGGGATCAGTTTTCACTTTTAATGGTGTTGATGCTGATGGTACAATTACGAAAGGGGGATACTCCAGTCACATAGTTGTTCACGATAG GTACTGCTACAAGATACCTGATAACTATCCATTGGCTTCCGCAGCACCTTTGCTTTGTGCTGGAATTACTGTTTATGCTCCTATGATGCGCCATAAGATGAACCAACCCGGTAAATCTCTAGGCGTGATTGGGCTTGGTGGTCTTGGTCACATGGCAGTGAAGTTTGGAAAGGCATTTGGTTTGAATGTAACAGTTTTCAGCACAAGCATAACCAAGAAAGAGGAAGCCTTAAGTCAGCTTGGTGCAGATAAATTTGTGGTCTCATCTGACCAAGAGCAGATGAAG GCTTTGGTGAAGTCACTTGACTTTATAGTTGACACAGCGTCTGGTGATCACCCATTTGATCCATACATGGCATTGTTAAAGACTGGTGGAATTTTCGTCTTGGTGGGATTCCCCAGTGAAATCAAATTCAGTCCTGCAAGCCTTAATCTTG GTATGAAAACCATTTCTGGTAGTATAACAGGTGGAACAAAGGATACACAGGAAATGATAGATTTCTGTGCTGCTCATGGAATCCACCCAATGATTGAAGTAATTCCAATTCAATATGCAAATGAAGCTATTGACAGGCTTACAAAAAGGGATGTGAAATACCGGTTTGTGATTGACATTGAAAACTCCCTGAAATGA